From the genome of Monomorium pharaonis isolate MP-MQ-018 chromosome 2, ASM1337386v2, whole genome shotgun sequence, one region includes:
- the LOC105831045 gene encoding 2',5'-phosphodiesterase 12 isoform X3 codes for MRERIHLISPILIPYRSKHIQSRRVLKMNEAFLRYEKGNDTFDISFRYVDEMAKIDRQFNFSRQIAESVNNFLKRIDTNVCKIVKRKLDRKRKNNASLETSDMTTDNVNAGKIMLLKNDVKVDGNTVCESLLQDSAELKLIIFEKSFLVKRNAPYITKISLPTSILADFPTYPSKFEALYTVKKQSTFSWYRNDLVNNKPNSWTYVCNGYLYVPSVGDIGCNLKISCEPRNESDTGPKMEVESKNVVEAGPGQCPFDMRHQFTKHKLSGKSFRIICYNILADTYADSDFSKDVLFPYCPQYALNIDYRKQLILKEIIGFNGDIICLQEVDKNVYECDLLPSLYMLNYDGVYVTKNDMSEGLATFFNQDRFEKLGFQSSIMAQNVDFPKFAAIWSKIDNDKSKERFLGRNTTIQVTALRSKENQSEILVIGNTHLYFKPDADHIRLLQGYYAVTYVHEIAKRTQEENPECNVNVILCGDFNSVPECGIYKLMTENYVPETCEDWKSNVEEAIENVSLTQDLRLSSACGTPEYTNYTPEFSACLDYIFYERDKLEVEQVVPMPSKEDLTLNTGLPSVVFPSDHISLCADLKLKG; via the exons ATGAGAGAAAG AATTCACCTGATTTCACCGATTCTTATACCATATCGCAGTAAGCATATTCAATCGAGACGCGTACTAAAGATGAACGAGGCATTTCTTCGCTATGAGAAGGGCAATGACACATTTGACATCTCTTTTCGCTATGTGGACGAGATGGCGAAGATAGATCGTCAGTTCAACTTTTCCAGACAAATTGCGGAAAGTGTGAACAATTTCCTCAAAAGGATTGATACAAACGTTTGCaagattgtaaaaagaaaG ctagatagaaaaagaaagaacaatGCTAGTTTGGAGACATCTGATATGACAACCGATAATGTGAATGCTGGAAAAATCATGCTTCTCAAGAATGACGTTAAGGTGGATGGCAATACAGTGTGTGAAAGCCTTTTACAGGATTCTGCAGAGCTAAAGCTGattatttttgagaaatcCTTCTTAGTAAAGCGAAATGCAccttatattacaaaaatttcattacCAACAAGCATATTGGCAGATTTTCCAACATATCCATCCAAGTTTGAGGCATTATACACTGTCAAAAAGCAATCGACATTCAGTTGGTACAGAAACGatcttgttaataataaaccaAACTCGTGGACGTATGTGTGCAATGGGTATCTATATGTACCCAGTGTAGGAGACATTGGCTGTAATTTGAAGATTAGTTGTGAACCGCGAAACGAGTCGGACACTGGCCCTAAGATGGAAGTAGAATCAAAGAATGTCGTGGAGGCTGGTCCTGGACAATGTCCATTTGACATGCGGCATCAATTTACGAAACATAAGTTATCAGGCAAAAG TTTCAggataatatgttataatatactGGCAGATACCTATGCTGATTCTGACTTTTCTAAAGATGTATTGTTTCCGTATTGTCCACAATATGCATTAAATATAGACTATAGAAAGCaattaattcttaaagaaataatag gtTTTAATGGTGATATAATTTGCTTACAAGAAgtagataaaaatgtatacgaATGTGATCTGTTGCCTTCTCTGTATATGCTGAATTACGATGGCGTGTATGTTACGAAGAACGACATGAGTGAAGGACTCGCCACATTTTTCAATCAGGAccgatttgaaaaattaggATTTCAATCCAGTATAATGGCACAAAATGTTGATTTTCCTAAATTTGCTGCCATTTGGTCTAAAATTGATAATGATAAGTCGAAGGAAAGATTTTTAGGTAGAAATACAACCATTCAG GTGACAGCGTTACGATCGAAAGAAAACCAATCTGAGATCTTGGTTATCGGCAacacacatttatattttaaacctGATGCAGATCATATAAGATTGTTGCAAGGATATTATGCAGTGACATATGTACATGAAATCGCGAAAAGAACTCAAGAAGAG AATCCTGAATGTAATGTGAACGTGATACTTTGCGGGGATTTCAATAGTGTGCCGGAATGcggtatttataaattgatgaCTGAAAATTATGTTCCAGAAACGTGCGAAGATTGGAAAAGTA ATGTTGAAGAAGCTATAGAAAATGTATCTTTAACGCAAGATCTTCGCCTGTCCAGCGCCTGCGGCACACCAGAATATACAAACTACACTCCGGAGTTCTCTGCCTGTTTAGACTACATATTTTACGAGAGAGATAAATTGGAGGTGGAACAAGTGGTTCCAATGCCGAGCAAAGAGGACCTTACCCTTAACACAGGTTTGCCATCTGTGGTATTTCCTAGCGATCATATATCTTTGTGCGCTGATTTGAAATTGAAAGGATAA
- the LOC105831045 gene encoding 2',5'-phosphodiesterase 12 isoform X1, whose product MRERLNKFRPIIMRNTFSFKLFAYRIHLISPILIPYRSKHIQSRRVLKMNEAFLRYEKGNDTFDISFRYVDEMAKIDRQFNFSRQIAESVNNFLKRIDTNVCKIVKRKLDRKRKNNASLETSDMTTDNVNAGKIMLLKNDVKVDGNTVCESLLQDSAELKLIIFEKSFLVKRNAPYITKISLPTSILADFPTYPSKFEALYTVKKQSTFSWYRNDLVNNKPNSWTYVCNGYLYVPSVGDIGCNLKISCEPRNESDTGPKMEVESKNVVEAGPGQCPFDMRHQFTKHKLSGKSFRIICYNILADTYADSDFSKDVLFPYCPQYALNIDYRKQLILKEIIGFNGDIICLQEVDKNVYECDLLPSLYMLNYDGVYVTKNDMSEGLATFFNQDRFEKLGFQSSIMAQNVDFPKFAAIWSKIDNDKSKERFLGRNTTIQVTALRSKENQSEILVIGNTHLYFKPDADHIRLLQGYYAVTYVHEIAKRTQEENPECNVNVILCGDFNSVPECGIYKLMTENYVPETCEDWKSNVEEAIENVSLTQDLRLSSACGTPEYTNYTPEFSACLDYIFYERDKLEVEQVVPMPSKEDLTLNTGLPSVVFPSDHISLCADLKLKG is encoded by the exons ATGAGAGAAAG attaaataaattccgGCCGATTATAATGCGAAATACGTTCTCGTTTAAATTGTTCGCGTACAGAATTCACCTGATTTCACCGATTCTTATACCATATCGCAGTAAGCATATTCAATCGAGACGCGTACTAAAGATGAACGAGGCATTTCTTCGCTATGAGAAGGGCAATGACACATTTGACATCTCTTTTCGCTATGTGGACGAGATGGCGAAGATAGATCGTCAGTTCAACTTTTCCAGACAAATTGCGGAAAGTGTGAACAATTTCCTCAAAAGGATTGATACAAACGTTTGCaagattgtaaaaagaaaG ctagatagaaaaagaaagaacaatGCTAGTTTGGAGACATCTGATATGACAACCGATAATGTGAATGCTGGAAAAATCATGCTTCTCAAGAATGACGTTAAGGTGGATGGCAATACAGTGTGTGAAAGCCTTTTACAGGATTCTGCAGAGCTAAAGCTGattatttttgagaaatcCTTCTTAGTAAAGCGAAATGCAccttatattacaaaaatttcattacCAACAAGCATATTGGCAGATTTTCCAACATATCCATCCAAGTTTGAGGCATTATACACTGTCAAAAAGCAATCGACATTCAGTTGGTACAGAAACGatcttgttaataataaaccaAACTCGTGGACGTATGTGTGCAATGGGTATCTATATGTACCCAGTGTAGGAGACATTGGCTGTAATTTGAAGATTAGTTGTGAACCGCGAAACGAGTCGGACACTGGCCCTAAGATGGAAGTAGAATCAAAGAATGTCGTGGAGGCTGGTCCTGGACAATGTCCATTTGACATGCGGCATCAATTTACGAAACATAAGTTATCAGGCAAAAG TTTCAggataatatgttataatatactGGCAGATACCTATGCTGATTCTGACTTTTCTAAAGATGTATTGTTTCCGTATTGTCCACAATATGCATTAAATATAGACTATAGAAAGCaattaattcttaaagaaataatag gtTTTAATGGTGATATAATTTGCTTACAAGAAgtagataaaaatgtatacgaATGTGATCTGTTGCCTTCTCTGTATATGCTGAATTACGATGGCGTGTATGTTACGAAGAACGACATGAGTGAAGGACTCGCCACATTTTTCAATCAGGAccgatttgaaaaattaggATTTCAATCCAGTATAATGGCACAAAATGTTGATTTTCCTAAATTTGCTGCCATTTGGTCTAAAATTGATAATGATAAGTCGAAGGAAAGATTTTTAGGTAGAAATACAACCATTCAG GTGACAGCGTTACGATCGAAAGAAAACCAATCTGAGATCTTGGTTATCGGCAacacacatttatattttaaacctGATGCAGATCATATAAGATTGTTGCAAGGATATTATGCAGTGACATATGTACATGAAATCGCGAAAAGAACTCAAGAAGAG AATCCTGAATGTAATGTGAACGTGATACTTTGCGGGGATTTCAATAGTGTGCCGGAATGcggtatttataaattgatgaCTGAAAATTATGTTCCAGAAACGTGCGAAGATTGGAAAAGTA ATGTTGAAGAAGCTATAGAAAATGTATCTTTAACGCAAGATCTTCGCCTGTCCAGCGCCTGCGGCACACCAGAATATACAAACTACACTCCGGAGTTCTCTGCCTGTTTAGACTACATATTTTACGAGAGAGATAAATTGGAGGTGGAACAAGTGGTTCCAATGCCGAGCAAAGAGGACCTTACCCTTAACACAGGTTTGCCATCTGTGGTATTTCCTAGCGATCATATATCTTTGTGCGCTGATTTGAAATTGAAAGGATAA
- the LOC105831044 gene encoding axoneme-associated protein mst101(2) isoform X2, whose protein sequence is MNATDLRLKTWTPAVPRKIPDNIVSSSYTTTRAFVPSYEKERQPRIEQLLSNEYQRIWWQEKTAWDKTVIAKKVASKKILPRKLIKKKVPTCVTVKYPTREERLSKEKMREVKKKSNENSSTEETTFVKHSNMKFKKREEIKLEDCEETKLLKQKDTNSKNYEEIKSEEQEKPNSENHEETKSENLEETNQAEGEETKSDQIKEIKSEEYEKTKVEKYKETKSEQCEETKSKQIEEVKSERHEETKSKKCEETKSGQGEETKLEKCEEAKSEINEETKSEKSKDTKSQKYVEAKLEEREETQLEK, encoded by the exons ATGAATGCAACGGATTTACGTTTAAAGACATGGACGCCCGCAGTACCACGCAAGATACCGGACAACATCGTGTCCTCAAGCTACACGACGACAAGAGCATTCGTGCCGTCGTACGAAaa aGAGAGACAGCCTCGAATAGAACAACTACTCTCGAACGAGTATCAACGAATTTGGTGGCAAGAGAAAACAGCTTGGGATAAAACCGTAATTGCCAAAAAAGTTGCGAGCAAAAAGATATTACCTCGTAAG ctgATTAAGAAGAAAGTACCGACATGTGTGACCGTTAAATATCCAACAAGAGAGGAGCGACTttcgaaagaaaaaatgagagaagttaaaaagaaatctaaCGAGAATTCTAGCACCGAGGAAACAACATTTGTAAAACATagtaatatgaaatttaagaaacgtgaagaaataaaattagaagatTGCGAAGAAACGAAATTGTTAAAGCAGAAAGAcacaaattcaaaaaattatgaagaaataaaatcagaGGAACAGGAAAAACCAAACTCGGAAAATCATGAAGAAacaaaatcagaaaatttggAGGAAACGAACCAGGCAGAAGGCGAAGAAACAAAATCAGATcaaatcaaagaaataaaatcagaAGAATACGAAAAAacaaaagtagaaaaatataaagaaacaaaatctgAACAATGTGAAGAAACAAAATCAAAACAAATCGAAGAAGTAAAATCAGAAAGACACGAAGAAACAAAATCGAAAAAATGTGAGGAAACGAAATCAGGACAAGGtgaagaaacaaaattagaaaaatgcgaAGAAGCAAAATCAGAAATAAACGAAGAAACGAAAtcagaaaaaagtaaagataCAAAGTCGCAAAAATATGTGGAAGCAAAATTAGAAGAACGCGAAGAAacacaattagaaaaataa
- the LOC105831045 gene encoding 2',5'-phosphodiesterase 12 isoform X5 — protein MTTDNVNAGKIMLLKNDVKVDGNTVCESLLQDSAELKLIIFEKSFLVKRNAPYITKISLPTSILADFPTYPSKFEALYTVKKQSTFSWYRNDLVNNKPNSWTYVCNGYLYVPSVGDIGCNLKISCEPRNESDTGPKMEVESKNVVEAGPGQCPFDMRHQFTKHKLSGKSFRIICYNILADTYADSDFSKDVLFPYCPQYALNIDYRKQLILKEIIGFNGDIICLQEVDKNVYECDLLPSLYMLNYDGVYVTKNDMSEGLATFFNQDRFEKLGFQSSIMAQNVDFPKFAAIWSKIDNDKSKERFLGRNTTIQVTALRSKENQSEILVIGNTHLYFKPDADHIRLLQGYYAVTYVHEIAKRTQEENPECNVNVILCGDFNSVPECGIYKLMTENYVPETCEDWKSNVEEAIENVSLTQDLRLSSACGTPEYTNYTPEFSACLDYIFYERDKLEVEQVVPMPSKEDLTLNTGLPSVVFPSDHISLCADLKLKG, from the exons ATGACAACCGATAATGTGAATGCTGGAAAAATCATGCTTCTCAAGAATGACGTTAAGGTGGATGGCAATACAGTGTGTGAAAGCCTTTTACAGGATTCTGCAGAGCTAAAGCTGattatttttgagaaatcCTTCTTAGTAAAGCGAAATGCAccttatattacaaaaatttcattacCAACAAGCATATTGGCAGATTTTCCAACATATCCATCCAAGTTTGAGGCATTATACACTGTCAAAAAGCAATCGACATTCAGTTGGTACAGAAACGatcttgttaataataaaccaAACTCGTGGACGTATGTGTGCAATGGGTATCTATATGTACCCAGTGTAGGAGACATTGGCTGTAATTTGAAGATTAGTTGTGAACCGCGAAACGAGTCGGACACTGGCCCTAAGATGGAAGTAGAATCAAAGAATGTCGTGGAGGCTGGTCCTGGACAATGTCCATTTGACATGCGGCATCAATTTACGAAACATAAGTTATCAGGCAAAAG TTTCAggataatatgttataatatactGGCAGATACCTATGCTGATTCTGACTTTTCTAAAGATGTATTGTTTCCGTATTGTCCACAATATGCATTAAATATAGACTATAGAAAGCaattaattcttaaagaaataatag gtTTTAATGGTGATATAATTTGCTTACAAGAAgtagataaaaatgtatacgaATGTGATCTGTTGCCTTCTCTGTATATGCTGAATTACGATGGCGTGTATGTTACGAAGAACGACATGAGTGAAGGACTCGCCACATTTTTCAATCAGGAccgatttgaaaaattaggATTTCAATCCAGTATAATGGCACAAAATGTTGATTTTCCTAAATTTGCTGCCATTTGGTCTAAAATTGATAATGATAAGTCGAAGGAAAGATTTTTAGGTAGAAATACAACCATTCAG GTGACAGCGTTACGATCGAAAGAAAACCAATCTGAGATCTTGGTTATCGGCAacacacatttatattttaaacctGATGCAGATCATATAAGATTGTTGCAAGGATATTATGCAGTGACATATGTACATGAAATCGCGAAAAGAACTCAAGAAGAG AATCCTGAATGTAATGTGAACGTGATACTTTGCGGGGATTTCAATAGTGTGCCGGAATGcggtatttataaattgatgaCTGAAAATTATGTTCCAGAAACGTGCGAAGATTGGAAAAGTA ATGTTGAAGAAGCTATAGAAAATGTATCTTTAACGCAAGATCTTCGCCTGTCCAGCGCCTGCGGCACACCAGAATATACAAACTACACTCCGGAGTTCTCTGCCTGTTTAGACTACATATTTTACGAGAGAGATAAATTGGAGGTGGAACAAGTGGTTCCAATGCCGAGCAAAGAGGACCTTACCCTTAACACAGGTTTGCCATCTGTGGTATTTCCTAGCGATCATATATCTTTGTGCGCTGATTTGAAATTGAAAGGATAA
- the LOC105831045 gene encoding 2',5'-phosphodiesterase 12 isoform X4, with translation MRESKHIQSRRVLKMNEAFLRYEKGNDTFDISFRYVDEMAKIDRQFNFSRQIAESVNNFLKRIDTNVCKIVKRKLDRKRKNNASLETSDMTTDNVNAGKIMLLKNDVKVDGNTVCESLLQDSAELKLIIFEKSFLVKRNAPYITKISLPTSILADFPTYPSKFEALYTVKKQSTFSWYRNDLVNNKPNSWTYVCNGYLYVPSVGDIGCNLKISCEPRNESDTGPKMEVESKNVVEAGPGQCPFDMRHQFTKHKLSGKSFRIICYNILADTYADSDFSKDVLFPYCPQYALNIDYRKQLILKEIIGFNGDIICLQEVDKNVYECDLLPSLYMLNYDGVYVTKNDMSEGLATFFNQDRFEKLGFQSSIMAQNVDFPKFAAIWSKIDNDKSKERFLGRNTTIQVTALRSKENQSEILVIGNTHLYFKPDADHIRLLQGYYAVTYVHEIAKRTQEENPECNVNVILCGDFNSVPECGIYKLMTENYVPETCEDWKSNVEEAIENVSLTQDLRLSSACGTPEYTNYTPEFSACLDYIFYERDKLEVEQVVPMPSKEDLTLNTGLPSVVFPSDHISLCADLKLKG, from the exons ATGAGAGAAAG TAAGCATATTCAATCGAGACGCGTACTAAAGATGAACGAGGCATTTCTTCGCTATGAGAAGGGCAATGACACATTTGACATCTCTTTTCGCTATGTGGACGAGATGGCGAAGATAGATCGTCAGTTCAACTTTTCCAGACAAATTGCGGAAAGTGTGAACAATTTCCTCAAAAGGATTGATACAAACGTTTGCaagattgtaaaaagaaaG ctagatagaaaaagaaagaacaatGCTAGTTTGGAGACATCTGATATGACAACCGATAATGTGAATGCTGGAAAAATCATGCTTCTCAAGAATGACGTTAAGGTGGATGGCAATACAGTGTGTGAAAGCCTTTTACAGGATTCTGCAGAGCTAAAGCTGattatttttgagaaatcCTTCTTAGTAAAGCGAAATGCAccttatattacaaaaatttcattacCAACAAGCATATTGGCAGATTTTCCAACATATCCATCCAAGTTTGAGGCATTATACACTGTCAAAAAGCAATCGACATTCAGTTGGTACAGAAACGatcttgttaataataaaccaAACTCGTGGACGTATGTGTGCAATGGGTATCTATATGTACCCAGTGTAGGAGACATTGGCTGTAATTTGAAGATTAGTTGTGAACCGCGAAACGAGTCGGACACTGGCCCTAAGATGGAAGTAGAATCAAAGAATGTCGTGGAGGCTGGTCCTGGACAATGTCCATTTGACATGCGGCATCAATTTACGAAACATAAGTTATCAGGCAAAAG TTTCAggataatatgttataatatactGGCAGATACCTATGCTGATTCTGACTTTTCTAAAGATGTATTGTTTCCGTATTGTCCACAATATGCATTAAATATAGACTATAGAAAGCaattaattcttaaagaaataatag gtTTTAATGGTGATATAATTTGCTTACAAGAAgtagataaaaatgtatacgaATGTGATCTGTTGCCTTCTCTGTATATGCTGAATTACGATGGCGTGTATGTTACGAAGAACGACATGAGTGAAGGACTCGCCACATTTTTCAATCAGGAccgatttgaaaaattaggATTTCAATCCAGTATAATGGCACAAAATGTTGATTTTCCTAAATTTGCTGCCATTTGGTCTAAAATTGATAATGATAAGTCGAAGGAAAGATTTTTAGGTAGAAATACAACCATTCAG GTGACAGCGTTACGATCGAAAGAAAACCAATCTGAGATCTTGGTTATCGGCAacacacatttatattttaaacctGATGCAGATCATATAAGATTGTTGCAAGGATATTATGCAGTGACATATGTACATGAAATCGCGAAAAGAACTCAAGAAGAG AATCCTGAATGTAATGTGAACGTGATACTTTGCGGGGATTTCAATAGTGTGCCGGAATGcggtatttataaattgatgaCTGAAAATTATGTTCCAGAAACGTGCGAAGATTGGAAAAGTA ATGTTGAAGAAGCTATAGAAAATGTATCTTTAACGCAAGATCTTCGCCTGTCCAGCGCCTGCGGCACACCAGAATATACAAACTACACTCCGGAGTTCTCTGCCTGTTTAGACTACATATTTTACGAGAGAGATAAATTGGAGGTGGAACAAGTGGTTCCAATGCCGAGCAAAGAGGACCTTACCCTTAACACAGGTTTGCCATCTGTGGTATTTCCTAGCGATCATATATCTTTGTGCGCTGATTTGAAATTGAAAGGATAA
- the LOC105831045 gene encoding 2',5'-phosphodiesterase 12 isoform X2 has translation MRNTFSFKLFAYRIHLISPILIPYRSKHIQSRRVLKMNEAFLRYEKGNDTFDISFRYVDEMAKIDRQFNFSRQIAESVNNFLKRIDTNVCKIVKRKLDRKRKNNASLETSDMTTDNVNAGKIMLLKNDVKVDGNTVCESLLQDSAELKLIIFEKSFLVKRNAPYITKISLPTSILADFPTYPSKFEALYTVKKQSTFSWYRNDLVNNKPNSWTYVCNGYLYVPSVGDIGCNLKISCEPRNESDTGPKMEVESKNVVEAGPGQCPFDMRHQFTKHKLSGKSFRIICYNILADTYADSDFSKDVLFPYCPQYALNIDYRKQLILKEIIGFNGDIICLQEVDKNVYECDLLPSLYMLNYDGVYVTKNDMSEGLATFFNQDRFEKLGFQSSIMAQNVDFPKFAAIWSKIDNDKSKERFLGRNTTIQVTALRSKENQSEILVIGNTHLYFKPDADHIRLLQGYYAVTYVHEIAKRTQEENPECNVNVILCGDFNSVPECGIYKLMTENYVPETCEDWKSNVEEAIENVSLTQDLRLSSACGTPEYTNYTPEFSACLDYIFYERDKLEVEQVVPMPSKEDLTLNTGLPSVVFPSDHISLCADLKLKG, from the exons ATGCGAAATACGTTCTCGTTTAAATTGTTCGCGTACAGAATTCACCTGATTTCACCGATTCTTATACCATATCGCAGTAAGCATATTCAATCGAGACGCGTACTAAAGATGAACGAGGCATTTCTTCGCTATGAGAAGGGCAATGACACATTTGACATCTCTTTTCGCTATGTGGACGAGATGGCGAAGATAGATCGTCAGTTCAACTTTTCCAGACAAATTGCGGAAAGTGTGAACAATTTCCTCAAAAGGATTGATACAAACGTTTGCaagattgtaaaaagaaaG ctagatagaaaaagaaagaacaatGCTAGTTTGGAGACATCTGATATGACAACCGATAATGTGAATGCTGGAAAAATCATGCTTCTCAAGAATGACGTTAAGGTGGATGGCAATACAGTGTGTGAAAGCCTTTTACAGGATTCTGCAGAGCTAAAGCTGattatttttgagaaatcCTTCTTAGTAAAGCGAAATGCAccttatattacaaaaatttcattacCAACAAGCATATTGGCAGATTTTCCAACATATCCATCCAAGTTTGAGGCATTATACACTGTCAAAAAGCAATCGACATTCAGTTGGTACAGAAACGatcttgttaataataaaccaAACTCGTGGACGTATGTGTGCAATGGGTATCTATATGTACCCAGTGTAGGAGACATTGGCTGTAATTTGAAGATTAGTTGTGAACCGCGAAACGAGTCGGACACTGGCCCTAAGATGGAAGTAGAATCAAAGAATGTCGTGGAGGCTGGTCCTGGACAATGTCCATTTGACATGCGGCATCAATTTACGAAACATAAGTTATCAGGCAAAAG TTTCAggataatatgttataatatactGGCAGATACCTATGCTGATTCTGACTTTTCTAAAGATGTATTGTTTCCGTATTGTCCACAATATGCATTAAATATAGACTATAGAAAGCaattaattcttaaagaaataatag gtTTTAATGGTGATATAATTTGCTTACAAGAAgtagataaaaatgtatacgaATGTGATCTGTTGCCTTCTCTGTATATGCTGAATTACGATGGCGTGTATGTTACGAAGAACGACATGAGTGAAGGACTCGCCACATTTTTCAATCAGGAccgatttgaaaaattaggATTTCAATCCAGTATAATGGCACAAAATGTTGATTTTCCTAAATTTGCTGCCATTTGGTCTAAAATTGATAATGATAAGTCGAAGGAAAGATTTTTAGGTAGAAATACAACCATTCAG GTGACAGCGTTACGATCGAAAGAAAACCAATCTGAGATCTTGGTTATCGGCAacacacatttatattttaaacctGATGCAGATCATATAAGATTGTTGCAAGGATATTATGCAGTGACATATGTACATGAAATCGCGAAAAGAACTCAAGAAGAG AATCCTGAATGTAATGTGAACGTGATACTTTGCGGGGATTTCAATAGTGTGCCGGAATGcggtatttataaattgatgaCTGAAAATTATGTTCCAGAAACGTGCGAAGATTGGAAAAGTA ATGTTGAAGAAGCTATAGAAAATGTATCTTTAACGCAAGATCTTCGCCTGTCCAGCGCCTGCGGCACACCAGAATATACAAACTACACTCCGGAGTTCTCTGCCTGTTTAGACTACATATTTTACGAGAGAGATAAATTGGAGGTGGAACAAGTGGTTCCAATGCCGAGCAAAGAGGACCTTACCCTTAACACAGGTTTGCCATCTGTGGTATTTCCTAGCGATCATATATCTTTGTGCGCTGATTTGAAATTGAAAGGATAA